A single genomic interval of Alcaligenes sp. SDU_A2 harbors:
- the rpoD gene encoding RNA polymerase sigma factor RpoD, producing MTQTTGKTSTTVSRSGKTTLAATAKSGASSSVDLDDFLEDGEPGAAPARKAAKKAAAKKTVAKKAAAKKTAAKAVGGGRRGRPAKNANNDGIDFVDDEDMGDEEVIPDLKPVAKRGAKRAKVEKDVFGVRGQLSPEEQEARRNRLKALIKLGKDRGYLTYGEINDHLPDDLVDVEAIDGIIGTFSDMGISVYDQAPDADTLLMSDNAPMASSDDDVEDEAEAALTTVDSDFGRTTDPVRMYMREMGSVELLTREGEIEIAKRIEDGLKHMVMAIAACPTTVNEILTYVQRVREGVIQIDEVVDGLVDDEGEEYAGSGVSAEDEDEGPAGGMSSKQIEYLRNKSLKKFDIIGEWFEKMRVSFETEGYKSAGYVQAQETILNEFMGIRFTAKMVEKLADTMREQVAVVRAHEREILNICVERADMPRAHFIKAFPGNETNLNWVVDEVAAGHPYASILERHIPAIQEVQQKLIDLQTSVVLPLKDLKEVNKRMTTGEAKARKAKREMTEANLRLVISIAKKYTNRGLQFLDLIQEGNIGLMKAVDKFEYRRGYKFSTYATWWIRQAITRSIADQARTIRIPVHMIETINKMNRINRQILQETGVEPDPATLALKMDMPEDKVRKILKIAKEPISMETPIGDDDDSHLGDFIEDNNTVSPSDSALHGSMREVVKDVLDSLTPREAKVLRMRFGIEMSTDQTLEEVGKQFDVTRERIRQIEAKALRKLRHPSRADKLKSFLESQ from the coding sequence ATGACTCAAACGACTGGTAAAACCTCGACGACGGTCTCTCGGTCTGGCAAGACAACCCTGGCCGCAACGGCAAAATCAGGGGCTTCAAGTTCGGTAGACCTCGATGATTTCCTCGAGGACGGGGAACCAGGCGCAGCGCCTGCCAGGAAGGCAGCCAAGAAAGCCGCAGCCAAAAAAACCGTTGCCAAGAAAGCCGCCGCCAAAAAGACGGCGGCCAAGGCCGTTGGGGGCGGACGGCGCGGACGTCCCGCCAAGAACGCCAATAACGACGGCATCGATTTCGTGGACGACGAGGACATGGGCGACGAGGAAGTCATTCCCGATCTCAAGCCAGTGGCCAAACGTGGTGCCAAGCGCGCCAAGGTCGAAAAAGACGTATTCGGCGTGCGTGGTCAGCTCAGCCCCGAAGAACAGGAAGCGCGGCGCAATCGCCTCAAGGCCCTGATCAAGCTGGGCAAGGATCGCGGCTACCTGACCTATGGCGAAATCAACGACCATCTGCCCGATGACCTGGTGGATGTCGAGGCCATCGATGGCATCATAGGCACTTTCAGCGACATGGGCATCTCGGTCTATGACCAGGCACCCGATGCCGATACCCTGCTCATGAGCGATAACGCGCCTATGGCCTCCAGCGACGACGACGTCGAGGACGAGGCCGAGGCGGCGCTGACCACCGTGGATTCGGATTTCGGCCGCACCACCGATCCCGTGCGCATGTATATGCGCGAAATGGGCTCGGTCGAACTGCTGACCCGCGAGGGCGAAATTGAAATCGCCAAGCGTATCGAAGACGGCCTCAAGCATATGGTCATGGCCATTGCCGCCTGCCCGACCACGGTCAACGAAATTCTGACCTATGTGCAGCGCGTGCGCGAGGGCGTGATCCAGATCGACGAAGTCGTGGATGGCCTGGTGGACGACGAGGGCGAAGAATACGCCGGTTCGGGCGTCTCGGCCGAGGACGAGGACGAAGGCCCGGCAGGCGGCATGAGCAGCAAGCAGATCGAGTATCTGCGCAACAAGTCGCTCAAGAAGTTTGACATCATCGGCGAATGGTTCGAGAAGATGCGCGTGTCCTTCGAGACCGAAGGCTACAAGAGCGCCGGTTATGTGCAGGCCCAGGAAACCATCCTGAACGAGTTCATGGGTATCCGCTTTACGGCCAAGATGGTCGAGAAGCTGGCTGACACCATGCGTGAGCAGGTGGCGGTGGTGCGCGCGCACGAGCGCGAGATCTTGAATATCTGTGTGGAACGCGCCGATATGCCGCGCGCGCATTTCATCAAAGCCTTCCCCGGTAACGAGACCAACCTGAATTGGGTGGTGGACGAGGTTGCTGCCGGTCATCCCTATGCGTCCATTCTGGAGCGTCATATTCCTGCCATCCAGGAAGTTCAGCAAAAACTGATCGACCTGCAGACCAGCGTCGTGTTGCCGCTCAAGGATCTGAAAGAAGTCAACAAACGCATGACCACCGGCGAAGCCAAGGCCCGCAAGGCCAAGCGCGAAATGACCGAGGCCAACCTGCGTCTGGTGATCTCCATTGCCAAGAAGTACACGAACCGTGGCCTGCAATTCCTGGATTTGATCCAGGAAGGCAATATCGGCTTGATGAAAGCCGTGGACAAGTTCGAGTACCGTCGTGGTTACAAGTTCTCGACCTACGCGACCTGGTGGATTCGTCAGGCCATTACGCGTTCCATTGCGGATCAGGCGCGCACCATTCGTATTCCGGTGCACATGATCGAAACCATCAACAAGATGAATCGCATCAATCGCCAGATCTTGCAGGAAACGGGCGTCGAGCCCGATCCAGCGACGCTGGCCTTGAAGATGGACATGCCCGAGGACAAGGTTCGCAAGATCCTGAAGATCGCCAAAGAGCCCATCTCCATGGAAACGCCCATCGGCGACGATGACGATTCGCACTTGGGCGACTTCATCGAGGACAACAACACGGTGTCGCCCTCGGATTCTGCCCTGCACGGTTCCATGCGCGAAGTGGTCAAAGACGTGCTCGATTCTCTGACTCCGCGTGAAGCCAAGGTATTGCGTATGCGTTTCGGTATCGAAATGAGCACTGACCAGACCCTGGAAGAAGTGGGCAAGCAGTTCGACGTTACCCGTGAGCGTATTCGTCAAATAGAAGCCAAGGCATTGCGCAAGCTGCGCCATCCCAGCCGCGCAGACAAACTCAAGAGCTTCCTGGAAAGCCAGTAG
- a CDS encoding sensor histidine kinase, translated as MIATSSVTYRIQLAMSLALTFVVLVLGAGSYLAFGYLKDNVLNEHLNEVVQQLETVKPDASGALSLDQRHRHLAWFLATGEQGANDVPAEFSALTAGTHELNWQQEQWRVRVLDREDGRIITAATSESFRQRQTEFGLLILACMTFCLLMVWLTAGHLAALASGPMIRLVHMLSQRSGEQHQYQVANDNEMGRLLGAFNVMQSRLEEELYEEREMALNLGHELNTALCAIRSEAEMLLLTGQGGGRSRLENIIRQADIAAAGLQSAQNLASIGRSHKQECCLSRYVDDAWGSLPTGAGKTLPHFRNEVPESLRLNLDPSALLVVIRNLLQNVVDHARASDVVVSAPTPTTLMFKDNGQGIAADRLERLFERHFHQGARSSPQTGRRGLGMDIVRQICLYHGWTLRVQSDVQGAQRGTRFYLELE; from the coding sequence ATGATTGCGACCAGCTCTGTGACGTATCGCATTCAACTGGCCATGAGTCTTGCCCTGACTTTTGTGGTCTTGGTATTGGGGGCAGGCTCCTATCTGGCTTTTGGCTACCTGAAAGACAATGTCCTTAACGAGCACTTGAACGAAGTCGTCCAGCAGTTGGAGACGGTCAAGCCGGACGCCAGCGGTGCCTTGTCATTGGACCAGCGACATCGCCATCTCGCCTGGTTTTTGGCGACCGGGGAGCAAGGGGCGAACGACGTGCCGGCCGAATTTAGCGCGCTGACCGCGGGAACCCACGAGTTGAACTGGCAGCAGGAACAGTGGCGTGTGCGGGTGTTAGATCGCGAGGACGGGCGCATTATTACGGCGGCGACCTCCGAGTCTTTCCGGCAGCGTCAGACCGAGTTCGGCCTGCTGATTCTGGCCTGCATGACCTTTTGTTTGCTGATGGTCTGGTTGACGGCCGGTCATCTGGCTGCTTTGGCATCGGGGCCTATGATACGGTTGGTGCATATGCTGAGTCAGCGCAGCGGTGAGCAGCACCAGTATCAAGTGGCCAACGATAATGAAATGGGGCGTCTGCTGGGGGCGTTTAACGTCATGCAGAGCCGCCTGGAGGAAGAGCTTTACGAAGAGCGTGAAATGGCCCTGAATCTGGGCCATGAACTGAATACGGCCTTGTGTGCCATCCGCAGCGAGGCCGAAATGTTGCTGCTGACCGGGCAGGGAGGCGGACGCTCCCGCCTGGAGAACATCATACGGCAGGCCGACATTGCCGCCGCTGGCTTGCAGAGCGCACAGAACCTGGCGTCCATAGGGCGCTCTCATAAGCAGGAATGCTGTCTGTCTCGTTACGTGGATGATGCCTGGGGGTCCTTGCCGACAGGCGCGGGCAAGACTTTGCCGCATTTCCGTAACGAAGTGCCCGAATCACTGCGCTTGAATCTGGACCCGTCGGCCCTGTTGGTGGTGATTCGTAATCTATTGCAGAATGTGGTCGATCATGCCCGGGCCAGCGATGTCGTCGTCAGTGCGCCTACGCCGACCACATTGATGTTCAAGGATAATGGGCAGGGCATTGCTGCCGACCGGCTTGAGCGCCTGTTCGAGCGTCATTTCCATCAAGGAGCTCGCTCTTCGCCGCAGACCGGCCGACGTGGTCTGGGCATGGATATTGTGCGTCAGATCTGCCTCTATCATGGCTGGACCTTGCGTGTGCAATCCGATGTGCAGGGGGCGCAGCGTGGCACCCGGTTCTATCTGGAGCTGGAATAG
- a CDS encoding response regulator transcription factor — protein sequence MRVLIVENDTTIAENLYTYLELKGFVVDAAYDGNGALGLLQDLDFDAMILDLGLPGLDGFGVLQALRKSSRTPIPVLVLTARSQLESKLTAFDLGADDYLIKPFALAEVEARLRALLRRGPSQVLHGVLRWGELEYNLDTALVSVAGQNLHLSFKTRQVLEALLREPGAIITRRSLEKTLWPEGAPSAEALRSQIHLLRRALAEAGAGNIETLPGLGWRLEQEAEDVPGAGRA from the coding sequence ATGCGCGTACTGATAGTCGAAAATGACACGACCATTGCCGAGAACCTGTATACCTACCTGGAGCTGAAAGGCTTTGTGGTGGACGCCGCTTACGATGGCAATGGGGCTCTGGGCTTATTGCAGGACCTGGACTTTGACGCCATGATTCTGGATCTGGGCCTGCCGGGCCTGGATGGTTTCGGTGTTTTGCAGGCGCTGCGCAAGTCCAGCCGCACGCCCATACCGGTGTTGGTGCTGACCGCGCGCAGCCAGCTCGAGAGCAAGCTGACGGCGTTCGATCTGGGGGCCGACGATTATTTGATCAAACCGTTTGCGCTGGCCGAGGTCGAGGCGCGTTTGCGTGCTTTGTTGCGGCGTGGGCCTTCGCAAGTGTTGCATGGAGTGTTGCGCTGGGGCGAACTGGAATACAACCTGGATACGGCGCTGGTCAGTGTCGCCGGACAGAACTTGCATCTGAGCTTTAAGACGCGTCAGGTGCTGGAGGCTTTGCTGCGCGAGCCAGGGGCCATCATTACCCGTCGTTCGCTGGAAAAGACGCTCTGGCCGGAAGGGGCACCGTCTGCCGAGGCCTTGCGCAGTCAGATTCATTTGCTGCGCCGTGCGCTGGCCGAGGCCGGAGCAGGCAATATCGAAACACTTCCCGGGCTGGGCTGGCGCCTGGAACAGGAAGCCGAGGATGTGCCGGGGGCCGGGCGGGCTTGA
- a CDS encoding sensor histidine kinase, producing MSALNLRVSWAATLIAAVLAVILSAVAYVTFAKMERDLVHATLLSEAEQSAVGQTAGMQLERYWFANGQPLTDLPAFAQVDTPGLHTKAGPDGNWFVFRLDRADGRMYVLHPAQVHERRVHDFGVALGLVGTLAVVLVFFLSHRVARVAVAPVRALAAQLERWAPAGSSQGGQRGLGDEARLRQAFSRLQGQVEELLIHEREYAARLGHELRTGLAAIRSDCELLQLQLPQGPVQQRLQRMKMQADQVCASLDRAESQGYSTRQPKQELLLREWVEQNWQSVSLLEPRSQQLAWINAVPPDVVRTLDVYALSMLLRILMRNAVDHAAPCQLRADWVGTSVLELADTGPGVAPEEQVLIFERHFSCGRQLPDDADGQTQRGKGLALARQIALAQGWSLTVQPGPDGTGCVFRLDLSPA from the coding sequence ATGAGCGCGCTGAATCTGCGGGTATCCTGGGCCGCCACCTTGATTGCGGCTGTATTGGCTGTGATTCTGAGTGCCGTAGCGTATGTCACTTTCGCCAAAATGGAGCGCGATCTGGTCCATGCCACATTGCTGTCCGAAGCCGAGCAGTCTGCCGTGGGGCAGACTGCCGGCATGCAGCTTGAGCGTTACTGGTTTGCAAACGGGCAGCCCTTGACCGACTTACCTGCATTTGCGCAGGTGGATACGCCGGGCCTGCATACAAAAGCCGGTCCGGATGGTAATTGGTTTGTGTTTCGACTGGACCGGGCCGATGGTCGGATGTATGTGCTGCATCCGGCGCAGGTGCATGAACGTCGTGTCCACGACTTTGGCGTGGCGTTGGGGCTGGTGGGAACGCTGGCAGTGGTGCTGGTGTTTTTCTTGTCGCATCGGGTGGCGCGGGTTGCGGTGGCACCTGTGCGTGCCTTGGCGGCGCAGTTGGAGCGTTGGGCACCTGCGGGCAGCAGTCAGGGTGGCCAGCGCGGCCTGGGCGATGAAGCCCGCCTTAGGCAAGCGTTCAGTCGCTTGCAGGGACAGGTCGAAGAATTGCTGATTCACGAACGCGAGTATGCCGCCCGACTGGGGCATGAGTTGCGCACCGGCCTGGCGGCCATACGCAGCGATTGCGAGTTATTGCAGTTGCAGCTGCCGCAAGGACCTGTGCAGCAGCGTCTGCAGCGCATGAAGATGCAGGCCGATCAAGTCTGCGCCAGTCTGGACCGGGCTGAAAGCCAGGGATATTCCACGCGGCAGCCTAAGCAGGAGTTATTGCTGCGGGAATGGGTAGAGCAGAACTGGCAATCGGTATCCTTGCTGGAGCCGCGCAGTCAGCAGCTTGCCTGGATCAATGCCGTACCGCCGGATGTCGTCAGAACGCTGGATGTGTATGCCTTGTCCATGCTGCTGCGCATTTTGATGCGCAATGCCGTCGATCATGCCGCGCCTTGTCAGTTGCGTGCAGATTGGGTGGGGACATCGGTGCTGGAGCTGGCCGATACCGGTCCGGGTGTGGCTCCCGAGGAACAGGTCTTGATTTTCGAGCGCCACTTTAGTTGCGGGCGGCAATTGCCTGACGATGCCGACGGGCAGACACAGCGCGGCAAAGGCTTGGCCCTGGCCCGCCAGATCGCGCTGGCACAGGGCTGGAGCCTGACCGTGCAGCCGGGTCCGGATGGCACAGGCTGCGTGTTCAGGCTGGATCTGAGTCCTGCTTAG
- the guaD gene encoding guanine deaminase — protein MISPDSTACAYRAQLLYFVADPATLEDPSQAVRYHSDGLLLVNAQGRIDACADYAELAGKLPASVPVTHLPGKLIMPGLIDTHLHFPQTDIIASPASGLLPWLETYTFPAEGRFGDSDHAREVAGVFLDELLRNGTTTALVYGSVHPQSVDAFFQESHSRNVRMIAGKVMMDRHCPDYLQDTAESGARESEDLIRRWHGKGRQLYALTPRFAPTSTPAQLAACGELARAYPDVFVQTHVAENKDEIQWVSELFPHNRSYLDVYDSVGLLRPRAIFGHSIWLDETDRARMRDTGSVAAHCPTSNLFLASGLFDFQAMRQSGVHHTLATDVGGGTSFSMLRTMNEAHKVARLGGCHLTATSMFYLATEGAARALDMQGQIGTLAPGAEADFIIVDPAATPLMARRSSQLDSLEEQLFVLAMLGDDRNISASYSAGRCVHRRAA, from the coding sequence ATGATTTCCCCCGATTCGACCGCCTGCGCCTATCGCGCTCAATTGCTCTATTTTGTGGCCGATCCGGCGACGCTGGAAGACCCGTCCCAGGCGGTGCGCTATCACAGCGACGGCCTGCTGCTGGTCAATGCCCAGGGACGGATCGATGCCTGCGCAGACTACGCCGAATTGGCCGGAAAGCTGCCCGCATCGGTACCTGTGACTCATCTGCCGGGCAAACTGATCATGCCCGGCCTGATCGACACGCACCTGCATTTCCCGCAGACCGACATCATCGCCTCTCCCGCCTCTGGCCTGCTGCCCTGGCTGGAAACCTATACATTCCCAGCCGAAGGCCGATTTGGCGATAGTGACCATGCACGCGAAGTAGCCGGTGTCTTTCTGGACGAGCTGCTGCGCAACGGCACGACCACGGCCTTGGTCTACGGCAGTGTGCACCCCCAGTCTGTTGATGCCTTCTTCCAGGAAAGCCACTCGCGTAATGTGCGCATGATCGCCGGCAAAGTCATGATGGACCGCCACTGCCCGGACTATCTGCAAGACACGGCCGAGTCGGGCGCGCGCGAGTCCGAAGATCTGATCCGGCGCTGGCATGGCAAAGGCCGCCAGCTCTATGCCCTGACTCCGCGCTTTGCACCTACTTCCACACCTGCGCAATTAGCGGCCTGCGGCGAACTGGCACGCGCCTACCCCGATGTTTTCGTGCAGACCCACGTGGCCGAGAACAAAGACGAAATTCAGTGGGTCAGCGAACTGTTTCCCCACAACCGCAGTTACCTGGATGTATACGACAGCGTCGGCCTGCTGCGTCCACGCGCCATCTTTGGACACAGCATCTGGCTGGACGAGACAGACCGGGCACGCATGCGCGACACCGGCAGCGTGGCTGCGCATTGCCCCACCTCCAATCTGTTTCTGGCCAGCGGCCTGTTCGATTTCCAGGCCATGCGACAAAGCGGCGTACACCACACCTTGGCCACCGATGTGGGTGGGGGCACGTCTTTCTCCATGCTGCGCACCATGAACGAAGCCCATAAAGTGGCCCGACTGGGCGGCTGTCACCTGACTGCAACCAGCATGTTCTACCTGGCGACCGAAGGAGCGGCGCGCGCCCTGGACATGCAAGGCCAAATCGGCACGCTGGCCCCCGGCGCAGAGGCCGATTTCATCATCGTTGATCCGGCCGCCACACCACTGATGGCACGCCGCAGCAGCCAGCTAGATTCATTGGAAGAACAGTTGTTTGTCCTGGCCATGCTGGGAGACGACCGCAATATCAGCGCCAGCTACAGTGCCGGGCGCTGTGTGCATCGCCGGGCGGCCTAA
- the xdhC gene encoding xanthine dehydrogenase accessory protein XdhC, translating into MNNWPGIALPRLQAGERLVLCSVAQAQGSTPRATGTAMLFSLTGQWLTIGGGHLEWVAAEQARALLKQDNAPAWSLARLPLGPSLGQCCGGAVTLLHEVLEPADLVWLEPLNKALQTGQAASRRSLLLPAGERQVQIRLHSCAGSHLERRADQTQWLEDWPPAPLNILLFGAGHVGEALINVLGTLPCTVQWIDEREAAFPNRWPDNVSIEATDIPDALIEQAAPGSYFLVMTHSHALDLKLCQQILRRTDTAYVGLIGSQTKRRQFERRLQQRGLPSARIQELVCPIGASGITGKEPAIIAVAVAAELLAQAYRLGQLRR; encoded by the coding sequence ATGAACAACTGGCCGGGGATTGCGCTGCCCCGCCTGCAAGCCGGCGAGCGGCTGGTGCTGTGTTCGGTCGCCCAGGCGCAAGGCTCGACCCCGCGCGCTACCGGCACCGCCATGCTGTTCAGCTTGACCGGGCAATGGCTGACCATAGGAGGCGGCCATCTGGAATGGGTAGCTGCCGAACAAGCGCGCGCCCTGCTGAAGCAAGACAATGCGCCAGCCTGGTCTCTGGCGCGTCTGCCGCTGGGCCCCAGTCTGGGTCAATGCTGCGGCGGCGCGGTCACGCTGCTGCACGAGGTGCTGGAACCGGCTGATCTGGTCTGGCTGGAACCCCTGAACAAAGCACTGCAAACTGGCCAGGCCGCCAGCCGCCGCTCCCTTTTGCTGCCGGCGGGTGAACGACAGGTGCAGATCCGGTTACACTCCTGTGCTGGCTCACACTTGGAACGCCGCGCGGATCAGACGCAATGGCTGGAGGACTGGCCACCCGCCCCCCTGAACATCTTGCTGTTTGGCGCAGGCCATGTTGGCGAGGCCCTGATCAATGTGCTGGGCACCCTGCCTTGCACAGTGCAATGGATAGACGAACGGGAAGCGGCATTTCCGAATCGCTGGCCCGATAATGTCAGCATCGAGGCCACGGACATTCCCGATGCCCTGATCGAACAAGCCGCGCCCGGCAGCTACTTTCTGGTCATGACTCACAGCCACGCCCTGGATCTGAAGCTGTGCCAGCAAATTCTGCGACGCACCGATACCGCCTACGTCGGCCTGATCGGTTCGCAGACCAAGCGCCGCCAGTTTGAGCGGCGCTTACAACAACGCGGTCTGCCCAGTGCCCGTATTCAAGAGCTGGTTTGCCCGATCGGCGCATCCGGCATTACCGGCAAAGAGCCCGCAATCATCGCCGTCGCCGTGGCCGCCGAACTGCTTGCCCAGGCCTACCGGCTCGGCCAGCTGCGCCGCTGA